One genomic window of Planctomycetia bacterium includes the following:
- a CDS encoding FAD-dependent oxidoreductase, producing the protein MAIGGGTAGIAAALEAVKLGGKAAIVEREQLGGRRIFSGQIPRRALLQAALRSHQARCTIATPFAEIMAKVRASRAAAIQRMMDALNPQIDLFFGNAQFVGPDQLQVGDQTLRFRRAVIAIGSRMAPPELPGLETQGYLTEAAVYELDALPRRLIVLGAGAAGCEFAQAFRRLGAEVHLVDARETLLPGELPEAAAIVQRQFEREGITLRLGWTPTQVDRAGAAKVVIVARNGDRLKLIADEILVAGERKPNAVDLGLDKAGVKCGDQGVQVDDWLRTSNPAIFAAGSVCGSDHADYPEVFARLAACNAMLLRYRRTTGLMLPHCTLTDPEIARVWLSPSAAAEEPWEIDVHRAELSEIDDCLTTGAAPGFIEMETAFGTDRILGALAVGPNAGGLLAPVVLAMTNGLGLKAIAKTHFCDPAQAAAFQRLTSKFVRERRSPRIEGWLQKWHSWRRS; encoded by the coding sequence GTGGCCATTGGCGGGGGCACGGCGGGCATCGCCGCCGCATTGGAAGCGGTCAAGCTCGGCGGCAAGGCCGCGATCGTCGAACGCGAACAACTCGGCGGCCGGCGCATTTTTTCCGGACAGATTCCACGCCGCGCCCTTCTGCAGGCCGCGCTCAGGTCGCATCAAGCGCGATGCACCATTGCAACTCCGTTCGCTGAAATCATGGCGAAGGTCCGTGCGTCGCGGGCCGCGGCGATTCAGCGCATGATGGATGCGCTAAATCCCCAGATCGACCTGTTTTTTGGCAATGCGCAGTTTGTGGGTCCCGATCAACTTCAGGTCGGCGACCAGACACTCCGTTTTCGACGCGCGGTGATCGCCATCGGCAGCCGAATGGCGCCGCCGGAGTTACCGGGATTGGAAACGCAAGGCTATCTCACCGAAGCCGCGGTCTACGAACTCGATGCGTTGCCACGTCGCTTGATCGTCCTCGGCGCCGGTGCCGCGGGCTGCGAATTTGCTCAGGCATTTCGGCGACTCGGCGCCGAAGTGCATCTGGTTGATGCCCGCGAAACCTTGCTTCCCGGCGAGCTCCCCGAAGCCGCGGCGATTGTCCAGCGACAGTTCGAGCGCGAAGGCATCACGCTGCGCCTGGGTTGGACACCGACGCAAGTCGATCGCGCCGGCGCGGCCAAGGTGGTGATTGTTGCCCGAAATGGCGACCGACTAAAACTGATCGCCGACGAAATCCTCGTCGCTGGCGAACGGAAACCAAACGCCGTGGATCTGGGACTGGACAAGGCTGGCGTCAAATGCGGAGATCAAGGCGTCCAAGTCGATGATTGGCTGCGGACGTCGAATCCGGCCATCTTTGCAGCTGGTAGCGTTTGCGGCTCTGACCACGCCGACTATCCCGAAGTCTTCGCGCGCCTCGCTGCGTGCAATGCGATGCTGTTACGTTATCGCCGGACGACGGGGCTCATGTTGCCGCACTGCACGCTTACCGACCCTGAAATCGCGCGCGTCTGGCTTTCGCCGAGTGCGGCGGCCGAGGAACCATGGGAAATTGACGTCCATCGCGCGGAATTGAGCGAGATCGACGACTGCCTCACAACCGGCGCAGCCCCAGGCTTCATCGAGATGGAAACGGCATTCGGAACCGACCGCATTCTCGGCGCCTTGGCTGTGGGGCCAAATGCCGGCGGCCTCCTTGCTCCCGTGGTCCTGGCCATGACGAATGGGCTGGGACTTAAGGCGATTGCAAAAACTCATTTCTGTGACCCAGCGCAAGCCGCGGCGTTTCAGCGGCTGACCAGCAAATTCGTGCGCGAACGCCGGTCGCCCCGCATCGAGGGCTGGCTGCAGAAGTGGCACTCGTGGCGGCGGTCGTAA
- a CDS encoding antibiotic biosynthesis monooxygenase has protein sequence MSDPSPSQLSSCYAVIFSSQRTVVDAAGYATMAGEMDRLARLQPGFLGIESTRGADGFGITISYWDSEAAIRNWGRHVEHLVAQDLGREKWYATYRLRVAKIERERQFKASASQ, from the coding sequence ATGAGCGATCCCTCTCCCAGCCAATTGAGCTCGTGCTATGCGGTGATTTTCTCGTCGCAGCGCACTGTTGTGGACGCCGCCGGTTATGCCACGATGGCGGGCGAAATGGACCGTCTCGCAAGGTTGCAGCCCGGGTTCCTGGGCATCGAAAGCACTCGCGGCGCCGATGGCTTCGGAATCACGATCTCCTATTGGGATTCCGAGGCAGCGATCCGTAACTGGGGCCGACATGTCGAGCATCTAGTCGCACAAGACTTGGGCCGAGAAAAGTGGTATGCCACGTATCGTTTGCGAGTCGCCAAAATCGAGCGCGAGCGCCAATTTAAGGCGAGTGCCTCGCAATGA
- the scpB gene encoding SMC-Scp complex subunit ScpB, which translates to MARLEAVLFVAGEPFNGRKLAQFAGLADGTSARTLIRQLNQFYDRQGAAFRVADVAGGFQLLTRPKFSKWLRRLFPTPVEMRLSGPAMETLAVVAYRQPVLRAEIEAIRGVQCGEMLRQLLERDLVRISGRAEELGRPFVYATTRRFLQLFGLRHLDDLPRAEFLRTPSTSPRTAAGETTERNHESKPHVDANEESEVTIADIEQWESADGGADAAPRLLDRDWLADAMDARTSEPRAEDDDDDLEDEDDDDLDDDDDDDDDDDVDDEEEEDEWEEVDDEDDEEDDDEEDDEDDDDWEDDDEDDDDWDDDEDDDEEVEEEAGDAE; encoded by the coding sequence ATGGCCCGTTTGGAGGCCGTGCTGTTCGTCGCCGGCGAACCATTCAATGGCAGGAAATTGGCCCAGTTCGCGGGCTTGGCGGACGGTACCTCAGCGCGTACATTGATTCGCCAACTGAACCAGTTTTACGATCGGCAAGGGGCGGCTTTCCGCGTTGCAGACGTGGCGGGCGGTTTTCAATTGCTGACTCGACCAAAGTTCAGCAAGTGGCTACGCCGATTGTTTCCTACGCCCGTCGAGATGCGACTTTCCGGACCGGCGATGGAAACGCTCGCCGTCGTGGCATACCGGCAGCCGGTGCTGCGGGCCGAGATCGAAGCAATCCGCGGCGTGCAGTGCGGTGAAATGCTGCGGCAGTTGTTGGAGCGGGATTTGGTTCGCATTAGCGGCCGCGCCGAAGAGTTGGGGCGGCCGTTTGTTTACGCAACGACGAGAAGATTTTTGCAGCTATTCGGCCTGCGGCATCTGGATGACCTGCCTCGCGCCGAGTTTCTGCGAACGCCGTCGACTTCGCCACGCACTGCGGCGGGGGAGACGACCGAGCGGAATCACGAGTCAAAACCACATGTGGACGCGAACGAGGAGTCTGAAGTGACTATCGCAGACATTGAGCAATGGGAGAGTGCGGACGGAGGCGCGGACGCTGCGCCGCGACTGTTGGATCGCGACTGGCTGGCCGACGCAATGGACGCCCGGACCTCCGAGCCGCGCGCGGAAGACGACGATGACGACTTGGAAGATGAGGATGACGACGACCTGGACGATGATGACGACGACGACGACGACGATGACGTCGACGACGAAGAGGAAGAGGATGAATGGGAAGAGGTGGACGACGAGGACGATGAAGAAGATGACGACGAAGAGGATGACGAAGACGACGACGACTGGGAAGATGACGACGAGGACGATGACGATTGGGACGACGACGAAGACGACGACGAGGAAGTTGAAGAAGAAGCCGGGGACGCGGAGTAG
- a CDS encoding sugar phosphate isomerase/epimerase family protein: MSLSRRAFLQAAQASAVTLGLGAGFRPTFAAEPARPRLKKAVKFGMVQTDGSIEDKFALLKELGFEGVELDSPSDVDRDAAVAARDKTGIDIHGVVDSIHWNVRLSDPDPAVRAKGLEGLQTAIEDCHFYGGTTALLVPGKVADSAHENFDQVWERSTAEVRKALPLAEAKNVKIAIEVVWNDFLTTPEQLVKYVDQFDSPFVGAYYDCSNMLKYGVSSADWIRALGKRMLKFDFKGYSHDKKWVAIGAGDENWPEVLKALDEVGYEGWATAEVGGGGRDVLQDIAERMNRVLGLG; this comes from the coding sequence ATGTCCCTTTCACGACGAGCATTTCTCCAAGCTGCACAGGCCTCGGCCGTCACCCTCGGACTTGGCGCCGGCTTTCGCCCCACGTTCGCGGCGGAACCTGCCAGGCCACGGCTGAAGAAGGCCGTCAAGTTCGGCATGGTGCAGACCGACGGGTCGATCGAAGACAAGTTCGCGCTGCTCAAGGAGCTCGGCTTCGAAGGCGTGGAACTCGATAGCCCCAGCGACGTCGATCGCGACGCCGCGGTGGCCGCGCGCGACAAGACCGGCATCGACATTCACGGCGTGGTCGATTCGATCCACTGGAACGTGCGGCTCTCCGATCCGGATCCGGCCGTCCGCGCGAAAGGACTTGAGGGCCTCCAGACAGCCATCGAAGATTGCCATTTCTACGGCGGCACGACGGCGCTCCTCGTGCCTGGCAAGGTCGCCGATTCCGCCCATGAGAACTTCGACCAGGTCTGGGAGCGCAGCACGGCGGAGGTGCGCAAGGCGCTGCCGCTCGCCGAAGCGAAAAACGTCAAGATCGCCATCGAAGTCGTTTGGAACGATTTTCTCACCACGCCCGAGCAACTGGTGAAGTACGTCGACCAGTTCGACTCGCCCTTCGTCGGCGCGTACTACGATTGCAGCAACATGCTGAAGTACGGCGTCTCATCCGCGGATTGGATCCGCGCCCTCGGCAAGCGCATGCTCAAGTTCGACTTCAAAGGCTACAGCCACGACAAAAAGTGGGTGGCCATCGGCGCAGGGGACGAGAATTGGCCCGAGGTGCTGAAAGCCCTCGACGAAGTCGGCTACGAAGGCTGGGCCACAGCCGAAGTCGGCGGCGGGGGGCGCGACGTGCTGCAGGATATCGCGGAGCGGATGAACCGGGTGCTAGGGTTGGGGTAA
- a CDS encoding transposase, with product MGTAVGRGRTKLAEAIGYALNRRAALTRFFDDGRSQLADHLERSLRPVTIGRKSYLFFGSLRGGQNAATLYSVVQSARLDHLDVNAYLADVLRQLPVMLPTDTAAIRPLLPDLWGLKTSTPRAIKYDKTPPAAAVAPTQTAAP from the coding sequence ATCGGCACGGCTGTTGGGCGTGGTCGAACGAAGCTGGCCGAGGCGATCGGCTACGCCTTGAACCGCCGCGCCGCACTCACGCGGTTCTTCGACGACGGCCGCAGCCAACTCGCGGACCACTTGGAACGCTCGCTGCGGCCGGTGACGATCGGCCGCAAGAGTTATCTGTTCTTTGGCAGCCTGCGCGGCGGCCAGAACGCGGCGACGTTGTATTCCGTCGTACAATCCGCGCGGCTCGATCACCTCGATGTGAATGCTTACCTCGCGGACGTGCTCCGCCAACTACCAGTGATGCTTCCCACCGACACCGCCGCCATCCGCCCACTCCTGCCTGACCTCTGGGGCCTCAAAACATCCACGCCTCGCGCGATCAAGTACGACAAAACGCCACCAGCCGCCGCCGTCGCACCCACGCAAACCGCCGCGCCGTAA
- a CDS encoding ubiquinol-cytochrome c reductase iron-sulfur subunit encodes MSAAHTHLAEDAPGSEPDRRSFLATTSSVAMTVGLAASYGTFFAIAGRFMYPAGPDVMGWMYVATIDSMKSGDALTYFAPSGAKVVIARQGDKGTIDDFIALSSTCPHLGCQVHWEAVNDRFFCPCHNGTFDPQGKPTGGPPKDANQSLPHYSLRIENGLLFIEVPVDRVV; translated from the coding sequence ATGAGCGCTGCACACACTCACCTCGCAGAGGATGCGCCCGGTTCTGAGCCGGACCGGCGAAGCTTTCTGGCCACGACGTCTTCGGTGGCGATGACGGTCGGACTGGCCGCGAGCTACGGCACGTTCTTTGCAATCGCCGGGCGATTCATGTATCCGGCCGGGCCCGACGTCATGGGCTGGATGTACGTGGCCACGATCGACTCCATGAAGAGCGGCGATGCGCTGACATACTTTGCGCCGAGCGGCGCGAAGGTGGTGATCGCGCGGCAAGGCGACAAGGGAACGATCGACGATTTCATCGCGCTGTCGAGCACCTGCCCTCACTTGGGCTGCCAGGTGCATTGGGAAGCAGTGAACGATCGGTTTTTCTGCCCTTGCCATAACGGAACATTCGATCCGCAAGGCAAACCGACCGGCGGCCCGCCCAAGGATGCGAACCAGTCGTTGCCGCACTATTCCCTGCGGATCGAGAACGGGCTGCTGTTTATCGAAGTGCCGGTGGACCGGGTGGTGTAG
- a CDS encoding cytochrome bc complex cytochrome b subunit — MGFLTDWISERIPISGDQLREFTNEPVPNHLKRWWFCLGGTPAYCFVVQIVTGILLAFYYSPSPQTAYESIHYITDEAAYGWYLRSLHKWGATFMIAAVILHQMRVYFTAAYRRPRELNWVIGMCLLMCTLLVGFTGYSLVFEQLSYWGATVGANIADTVPVVGNFGKQMLLGGNTYNERTLSRFFILHAAVLPATMVLLLIVHITFIRLQGVTELHFEDEPAEKQGGFFNFFPDHLYTEIIMGLVLMLMLSALATILPATMGDKADPLSTPEVIKPEWFFYVAFRWLKWFPGTFAVLSTGFIVTSMFIWPWVDKFLQKRGWQDASVYLGIVAVCLLVGITVYEAAVPH, encoded by the coding sequence ATGGGCTTCCTCACCGACTGGATCAGCGAGCGGATTCCAATCTCCGGGGATCAGCTGCGCGAGTTCACCAATGAGCCGGTGCCGAATCATTTGAAACGGTGGTGGTTCTGCCTGGGAGGAACGCCGGCGTATTGCTTTGTCGTGCAGATCGTGACCGGGATTCTGCTGGCGTTCTACTACTCGCCTTCGCCGCAAACGGCCTACGAGTCGATTCACTATATCACTGACGAGGCCGCCTACGGCTGGTACCTGCGCAGCCTGCACAAGTGGGGCGCGACGTTCATGATCGCGGCGGTGATTTTGCACCAGATGCGCGTGTATTTCACGGCCGCATATCGCCGCCCACGCGAGTTGAACTGGGTGATCGGCATGTGCCTGTTGATGTGTACCCTGCTGGTGGGTTTCACGGGCTACAGCCTGGTCTTCGAGCAACTGAGTTACTGGGGCGCGACGGTCGGGGCGAATATCGCCGACACGGTGCCGGTCGTGGGAAACTTTGGCAAGCAGATGTTGCTGGGCGGCAATACCTACAACGAGCGGACGCTGTCGCGGTTCTTTATCCTGCACGCGGCGGTGTTGCCGGCCACCATGGTGCTCTTGCTGATCGTGCACATCACGTTCATTCGCTTGCAGGGCGTGACGGAATTGCATTTCGAGGACGAGCCCGCGGAGAAGCAAGGGGGTTTCTTCAACTTCTTCCCGGATCATCTCTATACCGAGATCATCATGGGCTTGGTGCTGATGCTGATGCTCAGCGCCTTGGCTACCATCCTGCCGGCCACCATGGGCGACAAGGCGGACCCGCTATCCACGCCAGAGGTGATCAAGCCGGAGTGGTTTTTCTACGTCGCGTTCCGTTGGTTGAAATGGTTTCCCGGCACGTTCGCAGTGCTGAGCACCGGGTTCATCGTGACGTCGATGTTCATCTGGCCGTGGGTCGATAAATTCCTCCAGAAACGCGGCTGGCAGGACGCTAGCGTGTACTTGGGCATCGTCGCGGTGTGTTTGCTGGTCGGAATCACGGTGTATGAGGCGGCGGTGCCGCATTGA